The Daucus carota subsp. sativus chromosome 9, DH1 v3.0, whole genome shotgun sequence genome window below encodes:
- the LOC108201919 gene encoding isocitrate dehydrogenase [NADP] isoform X1, with protein sequence MTSVLAKLDDNAALLSFAEKLEAACVGTVESGKMTNDLALILHGSKLGREHYLNTEEFIDAVASDLKARLNKFKCMCVCCVMASVSLNCFIQLRSL encoded by the exons ATGACATCAGTCctg GCAAAGCTGGATGATAATGCTGCCCTCTTGAGTTTCGCTGAAAAGCTTGAGGCTGCTTGTGTTGGTACTGTGGAGTCTGGGAAGATGACAAATGATCTTGCTCTCATACTACATGGATCCAA actcggcagggAACACTATCTAAACACTGAAGAGTTCATTGATGCAGTAGCAAGTGATTTGAAAGCAAGACTCAACAAGTTTAAATGTATGTGCGTCTGCTGTGTTATGGCTAGTGTTTCTCTTAATTGTTTTATTCAACTACGCTCATTGTGA
- the LOC108201919 gene encoding isocitrate dehydrogenase [NADP] isoform X2: MTSVLAKLDDNAALLSFAEKLEAACVGTVESGKMTNDLALILHGSKLGREHYLNTEEFIDAVASDLKARLNKFK, encoded by the exons ATGACATCAGTCctg GCAAAGCTGGATGATAATGCTGCCCTCTTGAGTTTCGCTGAAAAGCTTGAGGCTGCTTGTGTTGGTACTGTGGAGTCTGGGAAGATGACAAATGATCTTGCTCTCATACTACATGGATCCAA actcggcagggAACACTATCTAAACACTGAAGAGTTCATTGATGCAGTAGCAAGTGATTTGAAAGCAAGACTCAACAAGTTTAAAT AG